A window from Buchnera aphidicola (Mindarus abietinus) encodes these proteins:
- the crr gene encoding PTS glucose transporter subunit IIA, with protein sequence MNFFSKLFKRNQKKIDIIAPISGTIIDLEKVPDEVFSKKIVGDGIAINPSGNQLVAPFSGTIGKIFKTLHAFSIKSDDDIELFVHFGIDTVQLKGKGFKNLINKKRKVQVGEPIISLDLLFLKKNAVSTITPIIISNMEKIKKINKFSGKVIEGKTKIMTILK encoded by the coding sequence ATGAATTTTTTTTCTAAATTATTTAAGAGAAATCAAAAAAAAATTGACATTATTGCACCTATATCAGGAACAATTATAGATCTTGAAAAAGTGCCTGATGAAGTATTTTCTAAAAAAATAGTCGGAGATGGTATAGCCATTAATCCATCTGGAAATCAATTAGTTGCTCCATTTTCCGGAACTATTGGAAAAATATTTAAAACATTACACGCTTTTTCTATAAAATCAGATGATGATATAGAATTATTCGTACATTTTGGAATTGATACTGTACAACTTAAAGGAAAAGGTTTTAAAAATTTAATTAATAAAAAAAGAAAAGTACAAGTAGGAGAACCTATTATTAGTTTAGACTTACTATTTTTAAAAAAAAATGCTGTATCAACCATAACTCCAATAATTATTTCTAATATGGAAAAAATAAAAAAAATAAATAAATTTTCTGGAAAAGTTATTGAAGGAAAAACAAAAATTATGACTATATTAAAATAA
- the cysK gene encoding cysteine synthase A — MSKTYKNNFSTIGNTPIIKLNNIGNGNIFVKIESRNPGFSVKCRVSQNIIKNAEKRGELTANQHLIEATSGNIGISLACLAASRNYKLTLTMPETMSKERIKLLKMLGVNLILTDGTQGMRGAIKKLKEIMFLNPKKYFYTRQFDNPANPEIHEKTTGPEIWEDMQGKIDIFISGVGTGGTITGVTKYLNKKLEKKVLSIAVEPRNSPVITNLKYKKKFPISIHKIQGIGAGFIPKNLDVNLIDQVVLVTDEEAIRFAKKLMKKEGILAGISSGAAIAAANKINQNPLYKEKKIVVILPSSGERYLSTILFQ; from the coding sequence ATGAGTAAAACATACAAAAATAATTTTTCAACTATTGGAAATACTCCTATTATTAAACTAAACAATATAGGAAATGGGAATATTTTTGTAAAAATAGAATCTCGTAATCCTGGTTTTAGTGTAAAATGTAGAGTTAGTCAAAATATAATTAAAAATGCGGAAAAAAGAGGAGAACTAACAGCAAACCAACATTTAATAGAAGCAACTAGTGGAAACATAGGAATTTCTTTAGCTTGTTTAGCAGCATCAAGAAATTATAAACTAACATTAACTATGCCTGAAACTATGTCGAAAGAAAGAATAAAGTTACTTAAAATGCTAGGTGTAAATCTAATTTTAACTGATGGAACCCAGGGTATGCGAGGAGCTATTAAAAAACTAAAAGAAATCATGTTCTTAAATCCCAAAAAATATTTTTATACCAGACAATTTGACAACCCTGCTAATCCAGAAATACATGAGAAAACTACAGGACCCGAAATTTGGGAAGACATGCAAGGAAAAATAGATATTTTTATCTCTGGTGTTGGAACAGGAGGTACTATTACAGGTGTCACCAAATATCTAAATAAAAAATTAGAAAAAAAAGTATTAAGTATAGCTGTAGAACCAAGAAATTCTCCTGTTATTACAAATTTAAAATACAAAAAAAAATTTCCTATTAGTATTCATAAAATTCAAGGCATCGGAGCAGGATTCATTCCTAAAAATTTAGACGTCAACTTAATTGATCAAGTTGTGTTAGTTACCGATGAAGAAGCAATAAGATTTGCTAAAAAATTAATGAAAAAAGAAGGTATTCTTGCAGGTATATCTTCAGGAGCAGCTATTGCTGCAGCTAATAAAATTAACCAAAATCCTTTATATAAAGAAAAAAAAATAGTAGTAATTCTCCCATCTTCTGGAGAAAGATATTTAAGTACTATTTTATTTCAATAA
- a CDS encoding HPr family phosphocarrier protein, producing MFQKTVEIQLSHGLHIRPAAKFVQEAKKFKSVITVTKNKKTANAKSLFKLQTLGIVKGSKLSISAEGEDEKKAVESLVKFITALKE from the coding sequence ATGTTTCAAAAAACAGTAGAAATACAATTATCTCATGGATTGCACATACGCCCAGCAGCTAAATTTGTTCAAGAAGCAAAAAAATTTAAATCCGTAATTACAGTAACAAAAAACAAAAAAACAGCAAATGCAAAAAGTTTATTTAAATTACAAACTTTAGGTATAGTTAAAGGTTCTAAGCTTAGCATATCCGCTGAAGGAGAAGATGAAAAAAAAGCTGTTGAATCCTTAGTAAAATTTATTACTGCATTAAAAGAATAA
- the ptsI gene encoding phosphoenolpyruvate-protein phosphotransferase PtsI, which produces MISGIIASPGIALGKALLIKEEPIIINQERISSEKFREEIEKFIKARKKSIEQLKKIKSKTELTLGKEKALIFEGHIMLLEDEELEQEIISYIQEKNMSAEYSAHIVFKKQLNELENLNDEYLKSRAIDIKDISNRLIKNILNFNIIDLENITEKVILVAKDLTPSETTQINTKKILGFITDLGGKTSHSSIIARSLELPAIVGTTNITKKVQNKDYLILDSINNQIFVNPTLKLIEKFKKRKKNFLLENNKLLKLKKYPALTLDNYKIEIGANISGIRDIKNAKKYGAECIGLYRTEFLFMERNSLPSEEEQFNTYKTVANSMKGKFVIIRTMDIGGDKNIPYMNLPKEENPFLGWRAIRILIDRKDILHTQLRALLRASAFGKIRIMFPMIISIEEIRFLKEELKFLKKKLAQEKYTFDEKIEIGIMIETPAAAIISSHLAKEVDFFSIGSNDLTQYTLAVDRGNDLISHLYDPMSPSVLNLIKKITDASHSEGKWTGICGELAADTNATILLVGMGINEFSMSSISIPYIKKIIRETSFQKSSEIAELALKQSTSKDISKIIKQFN; this is translated from the coding sequence ATGATTTCGGGTATCATAGCATCTCCAGGAATTGCTCTTGGTAAAGCATTATTGATAAAAGAAGAACCAATAATTATTAATCAAGAAAGAATTTCTTCCGAAAAATTCAGAGAAGAAATAGAAAAGTTTATTAAAGCAAGAAAAAAATCGATAGAACAGCTTAAAAAAATAAAATCAAAAACAGAGTTAACACTTGGAAAAGAAAAAGCATTAATATTCGAAGGACATATTATGTTACTTGAAGATGAAGAACTAGAACAAGAAATAATTTCTTATATTCAAGAAAAAAATATGTCAGCAGAATATTCTGCTCATATTGTTTTTAAAAAGCAATTAAATGAACTAGAAAATTTAAATGATGAATACTTAAAAAGTCGTGCTATTGATATTAAAGATATTAGTAACCGATTAATAAAAAACATTTTAAACTTTAATATTATCGATTTAGAAAATATCACTGAAAAAGTAATTTTAGTTGCTAAGGATTTAACGCCTTCAGAAACAACTCAAATTAACACAAAAAAAATACTAGGATTTATTACAGATTTAGGAGGAAAAACATCACATTCATCCATTATAGCCAGATCATTAGAATTACCAGCTATTGTTGGAACAACAAACATTACTAAAAAAGTTCAAAACAAAGACTATTTAATTTTAGATAGTATAAATAACCAAATTTTTGTTAATCCTACTCTGAAATTAATAGAAAAATTTAAAAAAAGAAAAAAAAATTTTTTATTAGAAAATAATAAATTATTAAAATTAAAAAAATACCCCGCTCTTACACTAGATAATTACAAAATAGAAATTGGTGCAAATATTAGCGGAATACGAGACATTAAAAATGCAAAAAAATACGGAGCAGAATGCATAGGATTATATAGAACAGAATTTTTATTTATGGAAAGAAACTCTCTTCCATCTGAAGAAGAACAATTTAATACTTATAAAACCGTAGCAAATTCGATGAAAGGAAAATTTGTTATTATTAGGACTATGGATATTGGAGGAGATAAAAATATTCCTTATATGAATCTTCCAAAAGAAGAAAATCCATTTTTAGGATGGAGAGCAATTCGAATATTAATTGATCGGAAAGATATTCTACACACCCAGCTAAGAGCATTACTGCGCGCTTCAGCGTTCGGAAAAATACGAATTATGTTTCCTATGATTATTTCAATAGAAGAAATTAGATTTCTCAAAGAAGAGTTAAAGTTTCTTAAAAAAAAATTAGCTCAAGAAAAATATACTTTTGATGAAAAAATAGAAATTGGAATTATGATAGAAACTCCTGCAGCTGCTATCATTTCTTCTCATTTAGCAAAAGAAGTTGATTTTTTTAGCATTGGTTCAAATGATTTAACTCAATATACCCTAGCTGTTGATAGAGGAAATGACTTAATATCTCATCTATATGACCCTATGAGTCCATCTGTTCTTAACTTAATCAAGAAAATTACCGATGCTTCTCATTCAGAAGGAAAATGGACAGGGATCTGTGGAGAACTAGCAGCTGATACAAATGCAACCATTTTACTAGTAGGTATGGGAATAAATGAATTTAGTATGAGTTCTATTTCAATACCTTATATAAAAAAAATTATTAGAGAAACTAGTTTTCAAAAATCTTCTGAAATTGCTGAATTAGCATTAAAACAATCCACATCAAAAGATATATCAAAAATAATAAAACAATTTAACTAA